One genomic region from Spirosoma sp. KCTC 42546 encodes:
- a CDS encoding antibiotic biosynthesis monooxygenase yields the protein MSASIPIELDSAVTTIIVQRPYKDQIQAYENWLQEMVPLAQGSAGHRGVNVIKPHGQNEEYTIVLHFASETTLRNWLESDTRRQMVEKVRPFLNTDEKIEIKTGLEFWFTPPEARKMVPPHKQFLLTWSAIFPLSVLIPWLLSPFFSAFPFLAVPLGKPLLTSLLIVALMTFVIMPRYTRLVAKWLYR from the coding sequence ATGTCAGCCAGTATCCCCATCGAACTCGACAGCGCTGTTACGACAATCATTGTTCAGCGTCCCTATAAAGATCAGATTCAGGCCTACGAGAACTGGTTGCAGGAAATGGTTCCGCTGGCGCAGGGATCGGCCGGGCATCGGGGGGTAAATGTTATTAAGCCGCACGGCCAGAATGAGGAGTATACCATTGTCCTTCATTTCGCGTCTGAAACTACACTGCGTAATTGGCTGGAGTCTGATACACGCCGACAGATGGTTGAGAAGGTGCGCCCGTTTCTAAACACCGACGAGAAAATAGAAATTAAAACTGGGCTTGAGTTTTGGTTCACTCCGCCCGAAGCCCGGAAAATGGTACCTCCTCATAAACAGTTTTTACTAACCTGGTCAGCTATTTTTCCACTATCCGTACTTATTCCGTGGTTGCTTTCGCCCTTTTTTTCGGCGTTTCCTTTTCTGGCTGTTCCTTTGGGTAAGCCTTTGCTGACGAGCCTGCTCATTGTGGCGCTCATGACCTTTGTGATCATGCCACGTTATACCCGGCTTGTTGCTAAATGGCTCTACCGCTAA
- a CDS encoding DUF5991 domain-containing protein — MHKSVFIACLLLTATVLFSFQQTDSWMGKWSGEHPEGVTYSITVKDKYRGMNLCEVHAEGIQTFYTLECWATGNPTTLKVYYRSTADGAFYAKDRVNLNQPLFILTREKGKTSWQWKQIFDGKLAMHKS; from the coding sequence ATGCACAAGTCAGTCTTTATCGCTTGTTTATTGCTTACAGCCACCGTTCTGTTCAGTTTCCAGCAAACAGATAGCTGGATGGGTAAATGGTCGGGGGAGCACCCCGAGGGTGTTACTTATTCCATCACGGTAAAAGACAAATACAGGGGTATGAATTTATGCGAAGTTCATGCCGAGGGGATTCAAACGTTCTACACTTTAGAGTGCTGGGCAACCGGTAACCCAACAACATTGAAGGTCTATTACCGATCCACTGCCGATGGGGCATTCTATGCCAAAGATCGTGTTAATCTTAATCAACCGCTATTCATTTTAACCCGCGAGAAAGGCAAAACCAGCTGGCAATGGAAGCAAATATTCGACGGGAAACTAGCGATGCACAAGAGTTAA
- a CDS encoding VOC family protein encodes MATKIFLNLPVKDLNKSIEFFTQLGYSFNAQFTNENATCMIISEDIFVMLLVEKYFKTFTRKEIADTRNVTEAIICLSAENREAVDDLVRKAVAAGATTPNEPQDQGFMYGHGFEDLDGHLWEVMYMDPSAINQEQPVAEAGA; translated from the coding sequence ATGGCTACGAAAATCTTTTTGAACCTGCCCGTTAAAGACCTTAACAAATCCATCGAGTTTTTCACTCAGCTAGGTTATAGTTTCAATGCTCAGTTCACCAATGAGAACGCTACCTGTATGATTATCAGCGAGGATATTTTTGTGATGCTATTGGTGGAGAAGTACTTCAAAACATTTACCCGGAAAGAAATTGCAGATACCAGAAATGTGACCGAAGCTATCATCTGTCTCTCTGCCGAAAACCGGGAAGCGGTTGACGATCTGGTGCGTAAAGCAGTAGCTGCTGGGGCAACAACACCTAACGAGCCACAGGACCAGGGCTTTATGTACGGCCACGGTTTTGAAGATCTGGATGGCCACCTGTGGGAAGTTATGTATATGGACCCCAGTGCTATCAATCAGGAGCAGCCCGTTGCAGAAGCAGGGGCCTGA
- a CDS encoding MFS transporter, with amino-acid sequence MNRFYAILANSLVASLTNNLVWFAVTFWVYLETKSVVATSLMAGVYSGTVALSGFFLGSLVDRYKKKISMIVSSLGSLVLYGLSFIIFISTPEKVFKDPESPVLWVFIVLSLVGAIAGNIRSIALSTLVTVLIPEEGRDKANGMVGTTNGVSFLVSSIFSGLIIGFLGIFWMLIIAIGLTALVLIHVWLLSIPEKGIIHTEEHTKRIDIRGTIKAINLVPGLFALIFFNTFNNFLGGVFMSLMDAYGLSLVTVQTWGVLWGVLSLGFIIGGLIVSKKGLGKQPLRTLFLANIAMWTICVFFTIQASVILLAVGMFIYLCLIPVVEAAEQTILQKLITPERQGRVFGFAQSIEQAASPITAFMIGPIAQLIFIPFMTTGAGVDLIGSWFGTGKDRGLALLFTVTGLIGLIITIIAMKSKAYDTLLGNYQKQAEPQAVDE; translated from the coding sequence ATGAACCGATTTTACGCCATTTTAGCCAACTCGCTGGTTGCCTCTCTGACCAATAATCTCGTTTGGTTTGCCGTTACCTTCTGGGTTTACCTGGAGACGAAGTCAGTAGTAGCTACGTCGCTGATGGCGGGTGTCTATTCGGGTACGGTCGCGCTGTCCGGCTTCTTTCTGGGTTCGCTGGTGGATCGGTACAAGAAGAAGATTTCGATGATCGTTTCGAGTCTTGGCTCCCTCGTTTTATACGGGCTCTCGTTTATCATTTTCATCTCGACGCCAGAGAAAGTCTTCAAGGACCCGGAAAGCCCAGTTCTCTGGGTGTTTATAGTCCTCTCGCTGGTAGGAGCCATTGCCGGAAACATACGGAGCATCGCGCTCTCAACACTCGTAACGGTTCTGATACCTGAGGAAGGCCGGGATAAAGCCAATGGAATGGTTGGCACCACAAACGGCGTTTCCTTTCTCGTTTCCTCGATTTTCAGTGGCCTGATTATTGGCTTTCTGGGTATTTTCTGGATGCTGATCATCGCCATTGGGCTAACCGCGCTGGTGCTGATTCATGTGTGGTTGTTGTCGATCCCCGAAAAAGGGATTATCCATACCGAAGAGCATACCAAACGCATCGATATTCGGGGAACGATCAAGGCGATCAACCTCGTGCCAGGACTTTTTGCGCTTATCTTTTTTAACACCTTCAACAACTTTCTGGGTGGGGTTTTTATGTCGCTGATGGATGCCTACGGCCTGTCATTGGTAACGGTTCAGACCTGGGGTGTTTTGTGGGGCGTTTTGAGCCTGGGATTTATTATCGGTGGGCTGATCGTATCGAAAAAAGGGCTTGGGAAACAGCCACTGCGAACCTTGTTTCTCGCTAACATCGCCATGTGGACGATCTGCGTTTTCTTTACGATTCAGGCGTCTGTCATTCTGCTGGCAGTGGGCATGTTCATTTACCTGTGTTTGATTCCGGTAGTTGAAGCCGCCGAGCAAACGATCCTGCAAAAGCTGATTACACCGGAACGGCAGGGGCGGGTGTTTGGCTTTGCGCAAAGTATTGAACAGGCGGCCTCACCAATAACCGCGTTTATGATTGGCCCCATTGCGCAACTTATATTTATTCCGTTCATGACGACCGGAGCTGGTGTGGACCTGATAGGTTCCTGGTTCGGGACGGGCAAGGATAGAGGGCTCGCCCTGTTGTTTACCGTTACTGGATTGATTGGCCTGATCATTACGATCATCGCCATGAAGTCCAAAGCCTATGACACGCTTTTAGGCAACTACCAAAAGCAGGCCGAACCGCAGGCTGTTGACGAGTAA
- a CDS encoding cupin domain-containing protein — MKTLLISYAILASSLSGQLFAQHEHAATSSSPMKVSRTIILQQLLAEKGIDNREGQMLIVDYPPNSSSPAHRHPCPTFGYILEGEIESVFEGKTHVYKKGDSFYEFTNGLHSSARNTSSTVPAKLLVFFLAEPGKPTSVPEK, encoded by the coding sequence ATGAAAACACTACTTATTTCCTACGCCATACTGGCGAGTTCGCTATCGGGCCAGCTCTTTGCTCAACATGAACATGCAGCTACCAGTAGCAGCCCCATGAAGGTCAGTCGAACCATTATTCTCCAACAGCTACTGGCCGAAAAAGGCATTGACAATCGGGAAGGCCAGATGCTGATCGTGGATTACCCACCCAACAGTTCATCTCCCGCTCACCGCCACCCCTGCCCAACGTTTGGCTATATACTGGAAGGTGAAATCGAGTCTGTTTTTGAAGGCAAGACGCATGTGTACAAGAAAGGGGACTCCTTTTATGAATTTACCAATGGGTTACACAGCTCAGCCCGCAACACGAGTTCTACAGTCCCAGCCAAACTATTGGTCTTCTTCCTGGCCGAACCAGGTAAACCCACGTCGGTACCCGAGAAATAA
- a CDS encoding carboxymuconolactone decarboxylase family protein, translating to MKARMFLKEVEPRVYKAMLEAEKQVASFDLDPKLAQLIKMRVSQLNGCGYCLNMHGKEARQLGETEQRLYTLSAWWETPFFTEVEQAVLRLAEELTQLTNKGVSDEVYDNVVRLLGEQKLAQLILAIITINSWNRIAIATHMVADQD from the coding sequence ATGAAAGCCAGAATGTTCCTTAAAGAGGTTGAGCCCCGCGTTTACAAAGCAATGCTGGAAGCAGAAAAACAGGTAGCGTCATTCGACCTTGACCCTAAATTGGCGCAATTGATTAAAATGCGCGTGTCGCAGTTGAACGGCTGCGGCTATTGCCTCAACATGCACGGAAAAGAAGCTCGCCAACTTGGCGAAACCGAACAACGATTGTATACCCTAAGTGCCTGGTGGGAAACACCGTTCTTCACCGAAGTCGAGCAGGCCGTTTTGCGACTCGCCGAAGAATTGACGCAGCTAACCAACAAGGGTGTATCCGACGAGGTATATGACAACGTCGTACGTCTGCTTGGCGAACAGAAACTGGCTCAGCTAATCCTGGCCATTATCACCATTAATAGTTGGAATCGAATTGCCATCGCCACGCACATGGTGGCGGATCAGGATTGA
- a CDS encoding PLP-dependent aminotransferase family protein, translating into MPSFKDFIQIDKGADIAIYLQVVNAIIQQIRRGQLRSGSKLPGSRELAEALTVHRKTIVAAYDELMAQGWIEMIPRKGTFVMQDLPEIKPKKLKQGEPVLLYPEKTIFAIPENRPGAFPDPVIPDSTRLIINDGFPDTRLVPNELLLRELRSLGRQTAFRKYHMYGRPEGTDYLRETLAGFLRETRGLPISAANVMITRGAQMGIYLTAQLLLKPGDQVIVGESSYFAATLTFQQAGAHINRVPVDEFGIDIDVVEQLCEKKRIRLLYVIPHHHHPTTVTLPPERRIRLLELAATYKFAIVEDDYDYDFHYTSNPVQPMASLDHHGSVIYIGTLSKTLVPAVRVGFIVAPENFVRAVANLRMAIDRQGDSMMEIAIAELYRNGTIGRHIRKVVNLYRERRDHFCALLTDRLGERVSFKIPDGGMAIWTKFTDSDLRQVSVKAYQKGLIMSDGQRYNTGQTNYNSARLGFASLTLSEQGKAMDILVNCL; encoded by the coding sequence ATGCCCTCATTCAAGGATTTTATTCAGATCGATAAAGGTGCTGACATCGCGATTTATTTGCAGGTCGTCAATGCGATTATCCAGCAAATTCGCCGGGGACAGTTGCGGAGTGGATCGAAATTGCCGGGCTCCCGTGAGTTGGCCGAAGCGCTAACGGTTCACCGAAAAACGATCGTGGCTGCTTACGACGAACTGATGGCGCAAGGGTGGATCGAGATGATTCCCCGAAAGGGAACCTTCGTGATGCAGGATTTGCCCGAGATCAAGCCAAAAAAGCTAAAGCAGGGTGAGCCCGTTTTGCTGTACCCCGAAAAGACGATTTTCGCCATCCCGGAAAATCGCCCAGGAGCGTTTCCGGACCCCGTTATTCCTGATTCTACCAGACTAATTATCAACGATGGATTTCCCGATACACGACTGGTGCCCAATGAACTACTTCTCCGCGAATTAAGAAGCCTGGGCCGACAAACTGCTTTCCGTAAATATCACATGTATGGCCGACCGGAAGGAACCGACTACCTACGTGAAACCCTGGCTGGATTTTTACGGGAAACCAGAGGCTTGCCTATTTCAGCCGCTAATGTCATGATTACGCGAGGGGCGCAGATGGGTATTTACCTGACGGCCCAACTCTTGCTCAAACCGGGCGATCAGGTCATTGTAGGGGAGTCGAGTTATTTTGCCGCTACCCTAACATTTCAGCAGGCAGGTGCCCATATCAATCGGGTGCCTGTGGATGAGTTCGGAATTGACATCGACGTAGTAGAACAGCTTTGCGAAAAGAAACGGATCCGGTTGCTGTACGTAATCCCGCATCACCATCACCCAACCACCGTAACGCTACCTCCCGAACGGCGGATTCGACTCCTCGAGTTAGCGGCTACTTACAAGTTTGCTATCGTTGAAGACGATTATGACTACGATTTCCATTACACCAGCAACCCCGTGCAGCCCATGGCCAGCCTCGACCACCACGGCAGCGTTATCTACATCGGAACACTCAGTAAAACCCTTGTTCCGGCCGTTCGGGTTGGCTTCATCGTTGCTCCCGAAAACTTTGTTCGAGCTGTTGCTAATTTACGGATGGCCATCGACCGGCAGGGTGACAGTATGATGGAAATCGCCATTGCTGAATTGTATCGAAACGGAACCATCGGGCGGCACATTCGGAAAGTCGTGAACCTCTATCGCGAGCGAAGAGACCATTTTTGTGCCTTATTGACGGATCGGCTGGGGGAACGGGTTTCGTTCAAAATACCGGATGGAGGTATGGCCATCTGGACGAAATTTACCGATAGCGATCTTCGGCAGGTTTCGGTAAAGGCATATCAGAAAGGATTGATCATGAGCGATGGCCAGCGGTACAATACCGGCCAGACAAACTACAACTCCGCCCGATTGGGCTTTGCGTCGCTTACCCTGAGCGAGCAGGGTAAGGCGATGGACATTCTGGTGAATTGTTTGTGA
- a CDS encoding DEAD/DEAH box helicase, protein MISPQQQAQVLESLGISALKPMQEAAQKAILQDNDTFLIAPTGSGKTIAFLLPVLQLLKPNRNEVQCLILAPTRELAMQIEQVWKKMATGYKVNVCYGGHPMETEIKNLSNPPALLIGTPGRITDHIGRKTFSMDGIHTLVLDEFDKSLELGFQEEMAYIISGLRNLRKRVLVSATSGINIPDFVKLNTPTTLTFTPDEDVATNLTIKLVYSEAKDKIETLFQLLCSLNSESALIFCNHRDAAERTSALLNEMGIYSTFYHGGMEQDDRERALILFRNGSVTFLVTTDLAARGLDIPEMKHVIHYHLPPHAHEFVHRNGRTARMQTSGTAYVILHRDEPRPPYLDKSLETLALPTNTSLPKPPEFVTIYISGGKKNKLNKVDIVGFFSQKGQLEKGDLGLIEVKDFISFAAVKKAKVDAFLNRIKDEKMKGKKYKIEVAR, encoded by the coding sequence ATGATAAGTCCGCAACAACAAGCACAAGTTCTGGAAAGTCTCGGCATTTCGGCATTAAAACCGATGCAGGAAGCTGCCCAGAAAGCCATTTTACAGGATAACGATACGTTTTTGATAGCGCCGACGGGTTCTGGCAAAACGATTGCCTTCCTGTTACCCGTTCTCCAATTGCTCAAACCAAACCGAAACGAGGTGCAATGCCTGATTCTGGCCCCCACCCGCGAACTGGCAATGCAGATTGAGCAGGTTTGGAAGAAAATGGCAACGGGCTACAAAGTCAATGTGTGCTATGGGGGCCATCCGATGGAAACCGAAATCAAAAATCTGAGCAATCCCCCTGCCCTATTGATTGGCACGCCCGGACGAATTACGGATCATATTGGCCGGAAAACCTTTTCTATGGACGGCATTCATACGCTGGTTCTGGACGAGTTCGACAAGTCATTGGAGCTGGGGTTCCAGGAAGAAATGGCTTATATCATCAGTGGCTTACGCAACCTCCGAAAACGGGTACTTGTCTCAGCCACGTCGGGCATCAACATTCCTGACTTTGTTAAGCTTAATACCCCTACAACCCTGACGTTTACGCCCGATGAAGACGTAGCGACTAACCTAACCATTAAACTGGTCTATTCAGAAGCCAAAGATAAAATCGAGACGCTGTTTCAATTACTGTGTTCGCTGAATTCGGAATCGGCGTTGATTTTCTGCAACCATCGGGATGCCGCCGAACGAACCAGCGCCTTGCTGAACGAAATGGGCATTTATTCGACCTTCTACCACGGCGGGATGGAGCAGGACGATCGCGAACGGGCGTTAATTCTGTTCCGAAACGGCAGCGTCACCTTCCTGGTCACCACCGATCTGGCGGCTCGCGGGCTGGATATTCCCGAAATGAAACACGTGATTCATTACCATTTGCCGCCACATGCCCACGAGTTTGTCCATCGCAACGGCCGGACGGCGCGCATGCAAACATCGGGAACGGCTTATGTGATTCTGCACCGCGATGAACCACGCCCCCCCTATCTGGATAAATCGCTCGAAACGTTAGCGCTCCCAACCAACACGTCGCTCCCCAAACCGCCTGAATTTGTGACGATTTACATCAGTGGTGGCAAGAAGAATAAACTGAACAAAGTCGATATCGTTGGTTTTTTCTCCCAGAAAGGGCAACTTGAGAAAGGGGATTTAGGGTTGATCGAAGTGAAAGATTTCATTTCGTTTGCCGCTGTAAAAAAAGCCAAAGTCGATGCATTTTTGAATCGGATAAAAGACGAAAAAATGAAAGGGAAGAAGTACAAAATTGAAGTAGCGCGTTGA